A portion of the Cryptomeria japonica chromosome 5, Sugi_1.0, whole genome shotgun sequence genome contains these proteins:
- the LOC131036784 gene encoding pathogenesis-related protein 1C, whose product MKNSFMCLVFVVFFLQLCAGQDLQTQFLSPHNDARSQVGVGPLVWDDTVAAYAQNYANQRMADCALQHSGGQYGENIFWGQGAEFSPADAVNSWVSEEQYYDYNSNSCAQGEECGHYTQVVWKNSQKLGCARVKCNDGGIFITCNYDPPGNYVGQKPY is encoded by the coding sequence atgaagaattcttTTATGTGCCTGGTTTTTGTAGTGTTCTTCCTGCAATTGTGCGCAGGACAAGACTTGCAAACACAGTTTTTAAGTCCTCACAACGATGCCAGGTCTCAAGTGGGCGTTGGCCCTCTTGTGTGGGATGATACTGTGGCTGCCTATGCGCAAAACTATGCTAATCAACGCATGGCGGACTGTGCTTTGCAGCATTCGGGTGGACAGTATGGAGAAAACATTTTCTGGGGACAAGGTGCAGAGTTCTCGCCCGCAGATGCCGTGAATTCATGGGTTAGTGAAGAGCAATATTATGATTATAATTCCAATTCATGTGCTCAAGGAGAAGAGTGCGGACATTATACTCAAGTGGTGTGGAAAAATTCGCAGAAGCTTGGCTGTGCTCGTGTTAAATGTAATGATGGCGGTATTTTCATCACCTGCAATTATGATCCGCCTGGGAATTACGTTGGCCAGAAGCCATACTGA